One Nocardioides luti DNA window includes the following coding sequences:
- a CDS encoding 5'-3' exonuclease: MLLDTASMYFRAFFGVPEVLADDGTPVNAVRGLMDFISRLVTEYDPTHLVCCWDNDWRPQWRVDLIPTYKAHRVVEEVATAPDVEEVPDPLEVQIPVILEVLDAFGICVVGADGYEADDVIGTLATGAGQPVDIVTGDRDLFQLVDDEADVRVLYIARGVRNHERVTNEWVREKYDIDAAQYAAFATMRGDASDGLPGVAGVGDKTAATLLNRFGDLDAIVAAALDPDSDMGPGPRGKLKAAADYLEVAPTVVAVARDIDLGEHDTVLPRTPRDPDKVLELARRYNLESPSQRLVEALTR; encoded by the coding sequence ATGCTCCTCGACACCGCGTCGATGTACTTCCGCGCGTTCTTCGGCGTGCCGGAGGTGCTCGCCGACGACGGGACCCCCGTGAACGCCGTACGGGGCCTGATGGACTTCATCTCCCGGCTCGTCACGGAGTACGACCCCACCCACCTGGTGTGCTGCTGGGACAACGACTGGCGTCCGCAGTGGCGCGTCGACCTGATCCCCACGTACAAGGCCCACCGGGTCGTCGAGGAGGTCGCGACGGCCCCCGACGTCGAGGAGGTGCCGGACCCCCTCGAGGTGCAGATCCCGGTCATCCTCGAGGTGCTGGACGCGTTCGGCATCTGTGTCGTGGGGGCGGACGGCTACGAGGCCGACGACGTCATCGGCACCCTGGCCACCGGTGCCGGGCAGCCGGTCGACATCGTCACCGGCGACCGCGACCTCTTCCAGCTCGTCGACGACGAGGCGGACGTCCGGGTGCTCTACATCGCCCGGGGCGTGCGCAACCACGAGCGCGTGACCAACGAATGGGTCCGGGAGAAGTACGACATCGACGCCGCGCAGTACGCCGCCTTCGCCACGATGCGCGGGGACGCCAGCGACGGGCTGCCCGGCGTGGCCGGCGTGGGCGACAAGACCGCCGCCACCCTGCTCAACCGCTTCGGCGACCTCGACGCGATCGTGGCGGCCGCGCTGGACCCCGACTCCGACATGGGTCCCGGCCCGCGCGGGAAGCTCAAGGCGGCGGCCGACTACCTCGAGGTCGCCCCGACCGTCGTGGCCGTCGCCCGCGACATCGACCTGGGCGAGCACGACACCGTCCTCCCCCGCACGCCCCGCGACCCGGACAAGGTGCTCGAGCTGGCGCGCCGCTACAACCTCGAGAGCCCCTCCCAGCGCCTCGTGGAGGCGCTCACCCGCTAG
- a CDS encoding NAD(P)H-binding protein — MTRIAIVGGHGQVAQHLITELSRTGHTPVALVRKEEYRTELEGLGAEVRLLDIEQQDAAGFAEAFAGSDAVVFAAGGGADGDIERKRTVDLEGSLKSVEGARLAGIDRFVQISAISVDEPLPEDTGDVWRAYVEAKRDADAALRASDRAWTIIRPGRLTDDAATGRVALGPDVERGDVARADVAATVAAVLGEDATIGQQWNLVGGDVPVAEAVRQSASPE, encoded by the coding sequence ATGACCCGGATCGCGATCGTCGGGGGCCACGGACAGGTGGCCCAGCACCTCATCACCGAGCTCAGCCGGACGGGGCACACCCCCGTCGCGCTGGTGCGGAAGGAGGAGTACCGCACCGAGCTCGAGGGCCTCGGGGCCGAGGTCCGGCTCCTGGACATCGAGCAGCAGGACGCCGCCGGCTTCGCCGAGGCCTTCGCAGGCTCGGACGCCGTGGTCTTCGCGGCCGGCGGCGGCGCCGACGGTGACATCGAGCGCAAGCGCACCGTCGACCTGGAGGGCTCGCTGAAGTCGGTCGAGGGCGCGCGGCTGGCCGGGATCGACCGGTTCGTGCAGATCTCCGCGATCAGCGTGGACGAGCCGCTGCCCGAGGACACCGGCGACGTCTGGCGGGCGTACGTCGAGGCGAAGCGCGACGCCGACGCCGCCCTCCGCGCCAGCGACCGGGCGTGGACGATCATCCGACCGGGCCGGCTGACCGACGACGCGGCGACCGGCCGGGTCGCCCTGGGCCCGGACGTGGAGCGGGGCGACGTGGCCCGCGCCGACGTGGCCGCCACGGTCGCCGCCGTGCTCGGCGAGGACGCGACGATCGGGCAGCAGTGGAACCTCGTCGGCGGCGACGTGCCGGTCGCCGAGGCCGTGCGTCAGTCCGCCAGCCCGGAGTAG